A genomic region of Rhodospirillales bacterium contains the following coding sequences:
- a CDS encoding carboxypeptidase regulatory-like domain-containing protein, with product MCKIVRGDTIQSIAIIAMAVMAFVLTVSPAWAQQQSVPVSAPASAYSEPPYDELVLEVRRNDDLLARTILGFQGGMTDYYIPLGDLARLVGFDVELNLNRGFIRGWYLSTDNTYEVDAKNLTYTVRGQTVPLTKNDIFMRDYGAGFGDIYVRLETLNEILPLDLHLDFAALKLDVQTSEKLPYEMKKEREAKREKFLSMQQGEESFAGYRNIENPYRMFSEPIIDLDGSFVWDSEEESWNNNIHASGKNDLLGFSADYGVNIHADDGDWQAPDKVRMTLTKQAFGNDTMPLGVRNLSLGDVSARTPEWVRGSNAGRGVSVSTRPVKRQQTFDEITVEGTAAPGWEVELYRNNELLDFGVVGERGDYRFDNVELLAGQNNIRTVLYGPQGQIEERTEEYKIGSSLARPGETFYEASIVDTSNSTIAFDDNNGRQNQDKGIAYSGAVTHGLSRNATVFGTVSNSMTRKGEKKYVTAGVNASVGRVIGKAEVYKQLDGGQALDTRLATSMKGWNLNLRTAMFKDFESDRAGYEESARTLDTRVRATKRFPTAAGMVGLSFSGSHEIRKNNTEATQLQAAQNLARRTWRTGNSLQMNWRDRQLETVQGRLDGSVRLGRQWNLRTALNYDVRPDFAFDDFMADLLYRHSRKLTTGVNLGRDLQDGQMWGGGHIDYDFGSFMSGLQMNWREDSGYNLALRASTSLGPFGKNGGYTASSRSMQGQNAVRGRVFWDKDLDGVYTGEDEPLEDARMMLAGKRTERADESGFLSQVSSENGDYVGMTFDRNSVDNPFLVSSEDGYRLLLRPGVAQHIDVPVVEGGTVDGTVFFEDGNPVPGLRMQMVNKEGVVVGQSVTSFDGFYTFELIRPGAYVIQADPALDLNMAPQLVTVTPEELFRYGIDMEVQDKEEIKNAKRFAALPEELQKNKYASILGTLKQMQQTLSQVAN from the coding sequence ATGTGTAAAATTGTTCGGGGAGATACGATACAAAGTATCGCCATCATTGCGATGGCGGTTATGGCGTTTGTGCTGACGGTATCGCCTGCCTGGGCGCAACAACAATCCGTGCCGGTATCTGCTCCTGCTTCGGCCTACAGTGAGCCGCCCTATGATGAACTGGTTCTCGAGGTGCGCCGGAACGATGATTTGCTTGCCCGGACTATCCTCGGTTTTCAGGGGGGGATGACGGACTATTACATACCGCTGGGGGATCTGGCGCGTCTGGTTGGGTTTGACGTGGAATTGAACCTAAACCGGGGTTTTATTCGCGGATGGTATCTTTCAACCGATAACACATATGAAGTAGATGCAAAAAATTTAACTTATACGGTTCGTGGCCAGACTGTTCCTTTGACTAAAAACGATATATTCATGCGCGATTATGGTGCGGGCTTCGGTGATATCTATGTGCGCCTGGAAACGCTGAACGAGATATTGCCGCTTGATCTTCATCTTGATTTTGCAGCCTTGAAACTGGATGTGCAGACATCGGAAAAACTTCCTTATGAAATGAAAAAAGAACGGGAAGCCAAGAGGGAAAAATTTCTCTCTATGCAGCAGGGGGAGGAGAGCTTTGCCGGATATCGCAATATTGAGAATCCCTACAGGATGTTCAGTGAACCGATTATTGACCTGGACGGCAGCTTTGTATGGGATAGCGAAGAAGAATCATGGAACAATAATATTCATGCCTCCGGCAAAAACGACTTGCTGGGGTTTTCCGCGGATTATGGCGTTAATATTCATGCCGATGACGGAGACTGGCAGGCACCTGACAAGGTGCGCATGACTTTGACGAAACAGGCGTTTGGCAATGACACAATGCCTTTAGGAGTGCGGAATTTAAGTTTGGGGGACGTTAGTGCCCGGACACCGGAATGGGTCCGCGGATCGAATGCCGGGCGCGGGGTTAGCGTTTCCACCCGGCCGGTTAAACGGCAACAGACTTTTGATGAAATTACGGTCGAAGGGACAGCTGCCCCCGGATGGGAGGTCGAGTTGTATCGTAACAATGAGCTTCTGGATTTTGGTGTGGTCGGTGAGCGCGGCGATTATCGTTTTGATAATGTCGAACTTCTGGCCGGACAAAATAATATCCGGACGGTTCTCTACGGGCCTCAGGGACAAATTGAAGAACGGACCGAAGAGTACAAAATTGGCTCCAGCCTTGCTCGTCCGGGGGAAACTTTTTATGAAGCCAGTATCGTCGATACGTCGAACTCTACGATTGCCTTTGATGATAATAACGGGCGGCAGAACCAAGATAAAGGCATCGCTTATAGCGGGGCGGTGACACATGGCTTGTCGCGGAATGCTACTGTATTTGGAACGGTTTCGAACTCCATGACCCGGAAGGGTGAAAAGAAATATGTGACGGCCGGGGTTAATGCTTCGGTTGGGCGCGTCATCGGGAAGGCGGAGGTCTATAAACAGCTTGATGGCGGACAGGCGTTGGATACGCGTCTGGCAACAAGTATGAAGGGCTGGAATCTGAATTTACGGACGGCCATGTTTAAGGACTTTGAAAGTGATCGCGCCGGTTATGAGGAATCGGCCCGCACTCTTGATACCAGAGTCCGGGCAACCAAACGGTTTCCGACAGCTGCCGGGATGGTGGGGCTGAGCTTTTCCGGTTCGCATGAAATCCGAAAAAACAATACGGAGGCAACCCAGTTGCAGGCGGCGCAGAATCTGGCGCGCCGGACATGGCGGACGGGAAACAGTTTGCAAATGAACTGGCGTGATCGGCAGCTGGAGACAGTACAGGGCCGGCTGGATGGCTCTGTGCGATTGGGGCGCCAATGGAATTTGCGGACGGCGCTAAATTATGATGTGCGCCCGGACTTTGCTTTCGACGATTTTATGGCTGATTTGCTTTATCGTCATTCCCGGAAATTGACCACGGGGGTTAATCTGGGACGGGATCTGCAAGATGGCCAGATGTGGGGTGGCGGCCACATCGATTATGATTTCGGTTCGTTTATGAGCGGGCTGCAAATGAACTGGCGCGAAGATTCGGGATATAATCTGGCTTTGCGGGCGTCGACGTCATTGGGGCCGTTTGGTAAAAACGGCGGCTATACCGCCAGCAGCCGCAGCATGCAAGGGCAAAATGCCGTGCGTGGGCGTGTGTTCTGGGACAAAGACCTTGACGGGGTTTACACAGGCGAGGATGAGCCGCTGGAGGATGCCCGGATGATGCTGGCCGGCAAACGGACAGAGCGGGCGGATGAATCCGGTTTCCTCAGTCAGGTCAGTTCTGAGAATGGCGATTATGTCGGTATGACGTTCGACCGTAATTCCGTTGATAACCCGTTTCTTGTTTCCAGTGAGGACGGTTATCGTCTTTTGCTGCGGCCCGGTGTCGCGCAACATATAGATGTTCCCGTAGTCGAAGGGGGGACGGTTGACGGTACCGTCTTTTTTGAGGATGGCAATCCGGTCCCCGGACTGCGCATGCAGATGGTTAATAAAGAGGGCGTGGTCGTTGGCCAGAGTGTTACGTCTTTTGACGGGTTTTATACGTTCGAGCTGATCCGGCCCGGTGCCTATGTCATTCAGGCTGATCCGGCGCTTGATCTCAATATGGCGCCGCAGCTTGTGACGGTTACGCCGGAAGAGCTATTCCGCTACGGGATTGACATGGAAGTGCAGGACAAGGAAGAAATCAAAAATGCCAAGCGTTTTGCGGCTTTACCGGAAGAGTTACAGAAAAACAAATATGCTTCAATTTTGGGAACTTTAAAGCAAATGCAACAGACACTGAGTCAGGTCGCGAACTGA
- a CDS encoding DUF4402 domain-containing protein: MTGKDLIKMARKQNTITSSKCREPKHSGAQVMVPLTLAAAMCMPWALPVQAMSAQCSQNLQFGRLFDCGNGGKLAISPSGVLNTISGCFSFIDVPKQAICKVSSFVTTGTLKIEMSAKKMVMTGPPDTMRMSVFNIGTPLGGTQKTYTSASLTTTPFSFGIGGRLRVTGNQATGSYLGKMSITVTFTN, translated from the coding sequence GTGACAGGAAAAGACCTTATAAAGATGGCAAGAAAACAAAATACCATAACATCGTCCAAGTGCAGGGAGCCAAAGCATTCCGGTGCGCAGGTTATGGTGCCTTTAACGCTGGCTGCTGCGATGTGTATGCCGTGGGCTTTGCCGGTTCAGGCTATGTCAGCGCAGTGTTCACAGAATCTCCAGTTTGGCCGGCTATTTGATTGCGGCAATGGTGGAAAGTTGGCGATTTCACCCTCCGGGGTTTTGAATACGATCAGTGGCTGTTTTAGCTTTATTGATGTACCAAAACAGGCGATCTGCAAAGTATCTTCTTTTGTGACGACAGGCACTCTGAAAATTGAAATGTCGGCAAAAAAAATGGTGATGACCGGTCCTCCAGATACCATGCGGATGTCTGTATTTAATATTGGTACGCCTTTGGGCGGTACCCAGAAAACTTATACATCTGCTTCATTGACGACGACGCCCTTTTCCTTTGGTATTGGTGGGCGCCTGCGTGTTACTGGTAATCAGGCAACTGGTAGTTACCTTGGTAAGATGAGTATTACCGTTACGTTTACAAACTAG
- a CDS encoding DUF4402 domain-containing protein, protein MSHTNKRLMATGAVMVALSSFVPNPILTNEAFAQASTVTTMSASATVVNPLGLTPGQLVKFGKFAVKGAGKLGLTTAGAQSVISNVVLIGGATTQAGSVKITAPKSAAFVISVPTFGAAGPIKLAHSAKITGTATANYLMSITQLKMAAFTAGVPAAAVTFSNGNPTTAASDQGAAGFQTVALGGTLAVSAGQTPGVYTGTYQLLTTF, encoded by the coding sequence ATGAGTCATACCAATAAAAGACTTATGGCCACGGGCGCGGTTATGGTGGCGCTCAGTTCTTTCGTTCCCAATCCTATCCTGACCAATGAAGCTTTCGCACAGGCATCGACTGTTACGACGATGAGTGCAAGCGCAACGGTTGTTAACCCGCTGGGTTTGACACCGGGGCAGCTCGTAAAGTTTGGTAAATTCGCTGTTAAAGGCGCGGGTAAACTGGGTCTGACAACGGCTGGCGCTCAGTCAGTTATTTCCAACGTTGTTCTGATCGGGGGCGCAACAACGCAGGCCGGTAGTGTGAAAATTACGGCACCCAAGAGTGCTGCTTTCGTGATTAGTGTTCCGACCTTTGGTGCGGCCGGTCCGATCAAGCTGGCACACAGTGCGAAAATAACCGGTACGGCGACGGCTAACTACCTGATGTCCATTACCCAGCTGAAAATGGCAGCGTTCACGGCAGGGGTTCCTGCTGCGGCTGTGACGTTCAGCAACGGTAACCCGACGACGGCTGCTAGTGACCAAGGTGCGGCTGGTTTTCAAACCGTTGCTCTTGGCGGTACGTTGGCTGTTAGTGCCGGTCAGACACCAGGTGTCTACACGGGTACATACCAGTTGCTGACAACCTTCTAG